From Pseudomonas fluorescens, one genomic window encodes:
- a CDS encoding phospholipase: MSEHNELPDFSYESHYKHTTHDWMSNVNAIDSLTLGELVLPGAHNAGVDKKADYVGPGVVHWAACQNNAFLTQLNNGARALDLRLEQDEKGNFWCQHNGWRSSRALEDLIMAVDRFLTNNPDEFIVLDFHEMSTRSRRFELAEFSRLMLTHLGTRMIPTRNSYLTLGQLKEISGLQRVMVATPDGLDREYFNYKISHQWSGIGSASTDDLQRFISQVMQSPPREYLPWSLSATSYSLAEGPRDITRTLNEWFDPARSDWASKCSIINVDFFEESDLVMFCRSASIAKANAKRADFSPADGVPK; the protein is encoded by the coding sequence ATGAGTGAACATAACGAGTTACCAGATTTTTCGTATGAGTCGCATTACAAACATACGACCCATGACTGGATGAGCAATGTAAATGCCATCGATAGTCTGACACTCGGCGAATTGGTCTTGCCGGGTGCGCACAACGCCGGCGTCGACAAAAAAGCCGACTACGTGGGCCCCGGCGTCGTCCACTGGGCTGCGTGCCAAAACAACGCCTTTCTCACCCAGTTGAATAATGGTGCGCGGGCCCTTGATCTCAGGTTGGAACAGGACGAAAAGGGCAACTTCTGGTGTCAGCACAATGGCTGGCGTTCATCGCGGGCCCTGGAAGACTTGATCATGGCTGTGGATCGCTTCCTGACGAACAATCCGGATGAATTTATCGTCCTCGACTTCCATGAAATGAGTACCCGCAGCCGACGTTTCGAACTCGCCGAATTTAGCCGATTGATGTTGACGCACTTGGGGACGCGCATGATTCCCACCCGCAACAGTTATTTGACATTGGGCCAGTTAAAAGAAATCAGCGGGCTGCAGAGGGTGATGGTGGCGACCCCGGATGGCCTTGACCGAGAGTATTTCAATTACAAAATCAGCCACCAATGGTCGGGCATCGGCAGTGCCAGTACCGATGATCTTCAGCGTTTCATCAGTCAGGTGATGCAAAGTCCCCCCAGGGAGTACTTGCCCTGGTCGCTGTCAGCCACGAGTTACTCCCTTGCTGAAGGTCCCAGAGATATAACGAGAACCCTGAATGAATGGTTCGACCCCGCACGTTCTGACTGGGCTTCCAAATGCAGCATTATCAACGTCGACTTTTTCGAGGAGTCGGATCTGGTGATGTTTTGCCGCTCGGCGAGTATTGCCAAGGCCAACGCCAAACGTGCTGATTTTTCGCCTGCGGACGGTGTTCCGAAGTAG